The stretch of DNA CGGCCCTCACCGCGGAGCCGCACGCTACCGCCGGCCATTAGGGACGGTCACCCGGCAAGCGGGGAAGCGACCCGATTCTGACCAGCCGCCCGGCCAGGTCGGACGCCGGCGTCGGCCCGTGGTACCGACCGTCGAACGATCGCGGATGATCCTGCAGCAGGAACGTCTCGCCGGCGTGCAGACGCACGCAACTCGACCAGGCCGGCAGCGGACGGCCCGCCCGATCGTGACCGAGGGCCGCGGCGACCAGGTCACCGTTGACCGTGAGGCGCGCCGCATGCCGGCACACCCGGTCGCCCGGGCCCGCCACCAGACGTTTGACGAGGGGTGTCCCCCTTGGAACCAGGCCGCGGGCCGCAGCTTCGATCCCCAGTCGGCTGTCGGCCCTCACCAGGATGTAGTCGCCGATCGCTGCCGGTTGGGCCGACCGCAAGTAGAACCCGACGGGGGCGCTTTCCGACGCGTTGTAGACGAGCCATGGACGGCGTTCTCCCGTCCAGGCGGCCGCGAGCAACCCCGTCATGACCAAGACGACGGCAACGTATTCCGGCCGCCTCACCCTCCCGCCCGCCGGACAGCCAGATACGCGGCGTGCTGACTCGTGGAGTACGGGCGCGGCGCGATGCCGGCGT from Rhodospirillales bacterium encodes:
- a CDS encoding S26 family signal peptidase — translated: MRRPEYVAVVLVMTGLLAAAWTGERRPWLVYNASESAPVGFYLRSAQPAAIGDYILVRADSRLGIEAAARGLVPRGTPLVKRLVAGPGDRVCRHAARLTVNGDLVAAALGHDRAGRPLPAWSSCVRLHAGETFLLQDHPRSFDGRYHGPTPASDLAGRLVRIGSLPRLPGDRP